TTACTTCTGTTAAACCAATACGGTGTATATTACAATACAATTCTTAAAAAGATAAGCCAACTTGAAACCCTGATTATAGAAACCAGCATGACTGAAACCACAGTTCGCAAACAGTACAACCAATTAGCCGCCGTTTACGATCTACGTTGGAGAAATTATATAGTTAACACACTGTCTTTCCTTAAAACCTGGGTAGAAATATCACCAACAGATACTGTACTTGATATTGCGTGTGGTACTGGTGAGTTTGAACGTTTACTACTAACTGAGTATTCATCGCAACAAATTGTCGGTATAGATATTTCAGAGGAAATGCTGGCGATGTCTACGACGGGCTACGCCTACGCTAAACTCAAATTTAGTGCTTATCCTCAAGTATCATTTCAGACGGCAAGTGCATCAAGGTTGCCATTTGGTAGTAATAGTTTTGATGTGATTGTGTCTGCTAATTCATTTCATTATTTTGATGAGCCACTTGTTGTATTAAAAGAGATGAGACGTGTCTTAAAGGCTGATGGTAAAGTCATTATTCTAGATTGGTGTAAAGATTATTTAGTTTGTAAAATCTGTGATTTAGTACTTAAGGTTTTTGATCCGGCTTATAAGCAGTGTTATACCCAAAATCAGTTTCACTACCTGCTTAATGATGAAAATTTTATGGTTTGTCGTGCGACCAAAATTCGCTTTGGTGTTGTATGGGGATTGATGGTAGCTACAGCTAAAGTCAAAACTTAAACCAATTTTCTATAACAATATAGGACTAATAATTGATTGCTGAAAAAGCCCGGTACATATCGAAAAGCCTAATTCCTTATTCCCGACTCCCCGCCCACGTAGATAATTTCAAAAATCAAATACGATTCCTATAGTTGACTATAAAGTTTAGGTTTTGTCCCTAAAATGGCTAGGAAATATGATTCAGCTTGACCACTTAAGTGTGACTTATAAAGGCGGAGTAGTAGGAATTAAACCTATTTCTCTTAGCTTTATCAAAGGGCAATTCACTGTTATTTTGGGAGCATCTGGTTCTGGTAAATCAACTTTACTGCGCTGTCTTAACTATCTTAATCGCCCTACAACTGGTACTGTGATAGTTGAAGGATTAGGAAATCTACATAATTGTAAGGTGTTGTATGAACATCGCAAGCGCACAGGGATGATTTTTCAGCAGCATCAACTTATTAGTCGGCAAACGGCTCTTGGGAATGTATTAGTGGGTCGTTTAGCGTACCATTCAACACTCCGAAGTTTCTTTCCTTTGCCCAAAGCAGATCAGTATATTGCTTTAGAATGTTTAGACCGGGTTGGGCTTTTGCATAAAGCTTTAACACGAGTGGATGCTCTTAGCGGAGGTCAACAGCAACGAGTTGGTATCGCACGCGCCTTAGCACAAAAACCACAATTGATTTTGGCCGATGAGCCTGTTGCTAGTCTCGATCCTACTAGCGCTCATAAAGTCCTCTCATTTCTGCGTCAGACTTGTCAAGAAGATGGAATTTCCGCAATCCTCAGTCTGCACCAGATCGATCTCGCAAGAATTTACGCGGATCGAATTATTGGGTTATCTCAGGGAACGGTTGCCTTAGATGGTAAGCCAGCAGATATCAGTAGCTACGAATTAAAGCAACTTTATAGTGACAAAGATAGTCCTCACGATCAAGGCTTTGAGGAAACTATTAATTCCTGATGGCTAAATTTCCTGTACTGTTTTTATATTAATTTAGGATAACCTCAATGACTGTTTTACTAAATAAGCGATCGCTTGTCTCAATGACACTAATCATGGCTACCTTAATCGGTTGTCAAAGTCCCAGCAACCAATCTGCAAATAAGCAATCAGCTTCTGGCAATAGTCCAGTAGTCGCATCAGATTCGGCTGACCCTCAAACCCTAAAAGTAGCTTTATTACCTGATGAATCTCCTTCAAGTTTGATTAAAAAAAATGAAGGATTTAAAAAGTATCTTGAGACAAAGCTACAAAAACATATTGAACTTGTCGTTACAACTGACTACTCCTCGATGATTGAGGCAGCAAGTAACAAGCGTATTGATTTAGCTTATTTTGGGCCACTCTCTTACGTTTTGGCAAAAACAAAGAGTGATATTGAGCCATTTGCAGCTTTGAAGAAAAACGGTAAAACTACTTATCAGTCTGTGATCATTGCTAACACAGCTAGCGGTGTCAAGTCACTAGCAGAAGTCAAGGGTAAAACAGTAGCCTTTGGAGACCAAGCGTCTACTTCCAGTCATTTGATTCCTAAATCAATGCTGGCAACTAGCGGATTGCAACCCGGTGGAAAAGACTACCAAGAGGCGTTCACAGGTTCACATGATGCTGTAGCATTGGCAGTTCAAAATGGTAATGCTCAAGTTGGTGGCTTGAGTAAACCCATCTTTGAATCCTTAATTGAACGCAAAGTAATTGATTCTAGTAAAGTCAAGGTGATTGCAGAGTCTAAAGAGTATCCTGAATATCCCTGGACAATGCGTTCTGATTTAGCACCGCCACTAAAAGAAAAAATTCGTGCAGCCTTTCTTGCATTGAATGATAAAGAGGTTCTTAAACCCTTCAAAGCTGATGGTTTTGGAGCCGCGAAAGATAAAGATTATGATAGCATCAGAGACTTAGCAAAACTTCTTAATCTTGATATCGCCAAGTTGCAGAAGTAATTTATAAGAAGAATTCAGAACTCAGGTGGTCACTGAGCTTAGTCGAAGTGAATCAGAATTCAGTATGAATTCTGTTTTTACTCACTACTTTGTTATAAATAGTTTTCTTGATTGAAACTCTATCCCTTTATGAGTAGAGTATTCTGAATTCTGAATTCTGAATTCTGTATTCTGATATTTTGAATTTGGAGCGAAGCGACGTGACACTTCCTAATTCCCAACCAGCTTTTGATCACCTACTGAAACAACAACGGCGGCAATGGTATCGAACGATAGTAACCTGGGCGATCGCACTTTTGGCCATAGCTATATGTTGCTTTCTGGTTGGGCTTTGGGACGAGAAACGGCTTTCGGATGGGATTCCCAGTATCTTAAACTTGCTGCATCAAATGCTGCCTCCAGATTTTAGTGATGCCCGAAACTGGGTCAAACCTTTATTTGATACGCTGGCGATGAGCGTTGCAGGCACAGCGATCGCTATTGTCTTCTCGATGCCTTTATCTTTATTAGCGGCTCATAATACAACTCCCCATCCCTTGCTATTTCAAGTTTCACGGCTGATTCTCAACGGCTTGCGCTCTGTGCCAGAGCTAATTATGGGTATTATCTTTGTAGCAGCTGTTGGCTTTGGGGCATTACCCGGAACCTTGGCGGTGGGATTTCACTCGATTGGCATGGTCGGCAAATTCTTTGCAGAATATATTGAACTGGTCAACGAAGCACCACTAGAAGCAGCAAGGGCTGCTGGAGCCAACAAGGTGCAAGTGATCTATCACGGAATTTTGCCGCAGGTATTACCACAAATGATGGATCTGACCCTTTATCGATGGGAATATAATTTTCGTGCCTCCACGGTTATGGGAGCAGTAGGGGCTGGTGGCATCGGGTTTGAGCTAATTGGCGCACTTCGCCTGATCAATTATCGGGAAGTTTCAGCAGTGTTGCTAGTAATTTTGTTTATGGTCATTCTGGTTGATGGTTTTAGTAGTTATCTTAGAAAACGTTTAGTTTAGTACAGCACGGCATAAATAAACCACTCATTCCAAATTAACAAAAGGCTTATGCTGTATTCATTTTTAATTTTTAATTCCGCTTTGCGGTACTAGGAGGTTGCTGATGAAACCCAAAGTTGTTATTACCCACTGGGTTCACTCGGAAATTATTACAAACTTAAGTGAGTATTGTGAGGTCGTTGCAAATCCAACTAGAGAGACTTTACCGCTTGAAGAAATTCTCAAGTTGGCGCAGGATGCTGAAGCTTTGATGGTTTTTATGCCAGATCGAATCGATGAGGCGTTTCTGAAAGCTTGTCCAAAATTGAAGATTATCGCCGGAGCATTGAAGGGTTACGATAACTTTGATGTTGATGCCTGCACTCGTCAAGGTATTTGGTTCACTATCGTACCTAGTTTGTTGGCTGTGCCAACAGCTGAGTTGACCATTGGACTGATTATCGGATTAGCCCGTCAGATGTTGCCAGGCGATCGCTTGATTCGTCAAGGCACGTTTGCAGGTTGGCGACCCCATCTATACGGTATGGGATTAGCAAACCGGACACTGGGAATCGTTGGTATGGGCAGTCTAGGGCAAGCCCTCGCTCAACGGCTTTCCAGTTTTGAAATGAACTTGATTTACACCGATGCGATACCTTTACCCAAGGAAAAAGTAGCCGCTTGGTGCTTGTCACAGGTTTCCCTAGATACGCTATTGGCAACCAGTGATTTTGTTGTCCTAATGGTTCCTCTGCAACCAGAAACCTTTCATCTGATAAATGAAACATCTTTAGCACGTATGAAACCAGGGAGTTTCTTAATCAATCCGTGTCGCGGTTCAGTAGTTGATGAACAAGCGGTGAGTGATGCTTTAGCCTCTGGACATTTAGCAGGTTATGCAGCTGATGTCTTTGAACTAGAAGATTGGGCCCGGAGCGATCGCCCGTCGAAAATTCCTCCATCTTTGTTAGAGAAACAAGACAAAACCTTTTTTACTCCCCATTTAGGATCGGCGGTGGATGATTTACGATATGACATCGCTATAGAAGCATCTCAAAATATTTTACAAGCCTTACAAGGTCATTCTCCTCAAGGAGCAATCAATTGTCCAAGTTAAAATTAGTAAATTGGAGAATACTTAAGCAATAAAGACTACAATTTTGATGAAAAAACTAGAATCAATGGGTTTTAACTTTAACTTAGTACTGACAGATAGTTTATATGGTGAGCAGCGCGTTGGGCAGCTTTGCCGACTTGAAGCGACTGCGAACCCGCAGGGTGAAAGTGGTAAGAACTTCATAGCTTTATTAGATGAACTCAAGAGTTATCAAAAGAACAACTGGTAGAAATAATTATTGAGCAGAACAAGGTAATACGTGAATTACAGAAAATCATCTTAGAACTACAGCAAGAAGTAGAACGTTTAAAAGTCAGCAGAGATTTAGATAGCAAGACTTCATCGAAACCACCATCTAGGGACATTCTGAAAAAGAGCAAAAACAAAGAAGTACCACCCCAAGAAGAATCCTTACATCCTAAAAGAAAACCAGGCTGTCCCAGATTCATCTTATTTGACGCAACGAGGTGGAACTTTTCTATTTGATGAAGAAGGACAATTAATTTACGAACATCGCGATCGCGGTATTCTGGCTCGTTGGCTTTGGGTCATTTGAACGACGCGATCGCTCCCAACGTGAGGGGCGTAATCCCAAAACGAATGAGCCAATGACTATCCCAGCTACCAAAGTTCCTGCGTTTTCTCCTGGGAAGCTGTTCAAAGAAAAAGTAGCACCATAGATGCGTTGGCTTTACCACTAGCAATCGAATCACTGCAAAGCTGTAGCGTTCGCCTTTGGCGTTGGCGCAGCCATCGCTCTTATAAAGGCAGCGTGGGGCAATGACAGGGGGAACGTGAGTGTTGGCTTGCAGATGTTATGGAAGCGCAGTCGCTCTGTGCCTTGCTACCTTAGTGAAATGTTTGGAGAAGCACTCGATAGCGTAGCAGACTTTTTCTATGAGTTGTTAGACTGCTCCATCCACCAACTTCAACCTGAGACTCAAAACATTGTGGCAGAACCGCTAATGGGTGTGCCACCAGAGCGATCGCATGGTTTCAAAACCGTTGAGGACTACGGCAAGTTTTTCGCAGATATAGGAATGCGCCCTCATCATTAGACTTGTCCGAAAATTCCAAAGCCAGACTGTTCAAAGCTTTGGGGCAAAACTTTGATATCTTCGTAAATACGTAATTATAAGGCTTTGAGATAGTTAGTGATAATTTAGAGGCATAAAAATTAACTCCTAATTTCTAAAAATTTATGATTTTTGCTACTAGCTAAGTTGGCAGAACTAAGCTACCAATTCTTAACCTAACTAATCCGCAAACTGTTAAAATAATCTGCTCATACGTCTCAAGCTTTAAGCGAAATCTTTGTGAGGCTATGCGGAATATTTTAAGTAATCGAATCAAATGTTCAATGAATATCCGATTACTAGATAAAGCCTTATTTTCATCTTTTTGCTGTTGAGTTAATTCTCGTTTTGGTTTCTTTTTATGAGGAGTAGTGATATTCTCACCTCCTTGAAAGCCTTTATCACCTGAAAAGGGTTGAGATTTATCAAATTTATTTTGAGATTGACGAAACAATTTTATATCTGCTGTTGGCCCAGGAACACCTACTTCTACCTCTACAATATCTTTGCCTTCTGGTATGCCAATTATCAGACTTTTTAATGTATGTTGTCTCTTCTTTCCAGAAAAATATTTCTGTTGCTCTTTTTGGTCAGAATCCCTATATATTGGCTGTTCTAAGCTATCGACTAATAGCCTAAAATTTGTTAATACTTCTTGAACAAATAGTAAATCACTTTCATTATTTGATACTTGTTCTAATAAACTAGCAGGTAATATATCACGAAGAATTGGTATCCAGTCGTGAAATGTATCATTAGCTTCGGTTTTGGAAACACCAAATAGCATTCCTAATACTTGGAATGTTGGCATCTGTCTTAGATAAAATAGACATAAACATACTTGTTCTTCGGTTGATAACTTTTCGGGACGACCACCACCAGCCGCATTAATTCTAATTTTATGACTCTCTTGTTTAGCTTTGATGTATCGATTTCGTTTTAAGGCGCAATTTAGCAGTGATTGCAATTGTTCGTAACTAATCCCTAAAATCTGTTTTGTTCGTAGTGGATACTTTTGTATATAATCTAAAATCATAACTAATTGTGGAAAATGGTAGACGCCCAATCTAACGTTTTACCATTTTTCTTTTCCTAAGTTAATATTTCGGACAAGTTTATTGGGTAAAAGCACGGCAGGTTTGGATGGATTATCTTTCGCTCCACTTGTTCCAGGCACTAGAATTTCTGGTGAATTGCCTCAAAAGTGGCAGTAGCGATGAGATGTTGCGTGAACTGCGCTTCTTGGGGCAGGTACATGGTAGTGCCGATGTACCCACCTGCGCCTATCCGGCAATTACAGACTGCATGATTGCTTTGATGGAAAAGCATATCCCAGACTTTACACCAGAGTTGAGCCAGGGTTGGGCAACGTTGATGGAGCGAGTCATTAATGTGATTAAGCTGCCTAAGCTTAATGATGAACGATTACTTAAAAAAGCAAAACAATTTTTAGAGGTAATTGCATCTGAACAAGCTTGGGAACTAGAAGATAAGGAACGGCGATGGCAAGAAATTAAGGACGAAGTGAAAGCTACAAGCACTTATACTCACACTTACGAAGAATTGGCCTATGGGACACAGTTAGCTTGGCGTAATGCTTCCAAGTGTGTAGGGCGGATTGCCTGGAATAATATGGTAGTGCGCGATCGCCGTCACGTCACCGACCCAGATGAAATGTTCCGCGAACTGGGAGAACACGTCCGGTTTTGTCCACTTCTCCATCCTCAAAAGATTCAAATTACAGTTGGTGTGTTGCAAATTCAAACTGACACAGGTAAAGTGCGGCAAGGGCTTTGTTCTAACTACCTAGCGGGGCTAGAACCTGGCTCAAAAGTGCGGATTGGCGTTCGCACTTCTGGTTTCCGTCCTCCTGCTGATCCACAAGCACCAATGCTGATGGTGGGGCCTGGCACAGGAGTATCACCGCTAATTGCCTTCCTCCAATATCGTGAAGCTATACAGACCCAGGGGACACAGCTAGGAGATGCCTGCTTATACTTTGGCTGTCGCAATCATGATGACTTTCTCTATGGCGAACAACTGGGAAATTGGCAGAATCAAGGTGTGCTGACTAACCTAGAAGTTGCCTTTTCGCGCTTGACAGATAGAAAAGTCTATGTTCAGGGGCTAATGGCAGAAAAAGCTGAACAAATCTGGGATTTCTTGAATCATCCGCAATGTAATTACTACGTCTGTGGTGATGCCAAAATGGCTGATGACGTGTTTGAGGTGTTTTTAGTGATAGCTAAAACGGTTGGTGAACTCTCCCACATTGAAGCGGTAGAATTCTTTGAGCGAATGAAGAAAGAGAACCGTTTCCATGCAGATGTTTGGGGTGTACAATTACACTTCCAGCAAGTAATCAAGCAGGTACAAAAAGATAATTACTCAAAGGCCGAAAAATGGCTTAATAGAGTCAAGCAATCAACCAATGAGCAAGCAGCAATTGAGGAGTCGCAACCGTTGAGTGTCTAAATTTCTCAAGCTTATTTCGTAAACGCCTTTGTATAGCACAACACTAATCCCTCTCAAGAAACGCAAGCCCAGAGCGATGAACTACAAGAGTGGCAAAGGTATAGCGGGGTAGACTGGGAAACGGAAGAGCAGTTTTTATAGAAATGAGCTAGATTTGGATAGACAAATCTAGCTCTCTTCTGCCACTTTAGGAGAAACCAATCGCTGAAAGCCTTTCAGAACTTCAATTATGAGGTTTTACTTATAGATTTTAGTTGAAGAGTTAAGTGACGGCAAATGACAAGCTCGATGATTCCACGCAAATTGAAAATTAACAAGCCTATTCTGTATCTATGTTAACAACCCTCATATAGGCGTTAGAAATTTCCTGCATAAGGGTTGTATTGCTTGTGTATCTATGCAGTTAGCTTTTGCAATAGACCTGCTTCTCTGATGTTCATCTAAGCTTTACTTAGTAAGAGCTAGCTTTTTTCTCTTTAATGCAACACCAAAAGCACCCGCAGCCAAAGTACCTATAATTGTCATGGGCTCAGGGACAGGTGTACCATCAAAAGTCACATTAACTAGGGTCGGAGTCCTAGCATTCAAAGGATCATTGGTAAGGCTGACTGCACTGAAAAGGGCTGTTGCCCCAGCGCTAAATACTCCATCACTCAATGTTAGAGTTTTGCCATCAGCGGAAACCTCACTGCTGCTGAAAAAATCAAACGTGGAAGCGGCATCCCAGAAAGCATCTTGCCCAGGCAGAATGGTGTAAATAAACTTGGTGAAATTGTAAGTACTGTCGTTCTTAGCATACACAGAGGAGCTAGAACTTGGTGTATAAGAAAGGGTTGCCACATCACCGGGCTTAGACAGCCCAGCGTCGCTGCTTTCGCCAATTACAGGAGTTCCTAATGCAGGCGTTGCAAGCTTCGCATCCTGCCTAATTATTGTAAACGCCTGACTCTTGTCACTCATAAAGAGTATCGTTGCTAGAACTATCGCACCTATGGAAGCAAATTGTTGCAATTTCATCAGAATATCTTCCTATTTGTTGAGTTATGATTCAGAAGTATCTTGTCTGAAGACATATTTTGATTTCAAACCACATTATTGAGTGTTAAGGTTAAGGTTTAAGTATTTATCCTTAGATGTTGATATTTCTTTATAAAAATAACTTGATTATGAAATTTTGATGATCTACATTTTCTCATGAACCTCTTTTCTCCTTAGAACCTGGCAAGAAACAATTTCTACAATTTTCTATCTATAAAGGTTACTGAGAAAGCATTTCTCACCCAAAAAAGTAAGATTGCTTCGTTACAAGCTCTTACTCAATAAATAATTAAAGTTACTCTTTTTTCTGTTCAGTGAGGTTACTGCAACCATCTTTCTCTAACAAACACCAATATATTGACCACGCTCTTTTTTGGTAAATCACATTCACCATCTACACATTATTTTCTTTCCAATGTGTTCTATCCATCACAATGGTTAATTGTGACCCCAGTTTAAAATGTTGGTTAATTAGGGCTTCAATAATTGGAAACCATAACAATACTACACTCAAGGCATTCAGTGTTAAAAATCTTTGTAAATACCGTCTACGACTGTTTTGTTGTATTGGTAATGGTAGTGTCGCTGCCAGTCAATAATCTTCACTTGTTTTTGATGAGAGTAGTAACCACACCAACATCTTTAGGGTGATTAACTGTGCTTTATTCAGGTATTTTTCTAAAAAGTTTTGGTAGAATGATGCCAGCATTATAATGACGGTTTTAGTCAAATTACGAGACCGTTCTTTTTTACCACAAAACTGATTTCCATAGACTGGTCTACTACCCTCATACAGTTCATTCTCAATAAGCAGCCGATTTTTTCAGGGGGTCTGTACCTCCAAAACCTTTATCTGGCTTGGTTTTGTGATGATTGTCGCCCCTTGAACCTACAGAGTTTTAACTGCCTCAATAATGCTAACCTCTGATTCAGTTGGGATAATTTTAGTAATTTTGAACCCTGCGGTTTTAAATAGCTCTTGAAATTCCTCTTCAGTACGAATACGTCCACCAGGACACATTGTTAACATATTGACGTCTATAAATTTACTGCCATAAAACTCGTTTCCTGGAGGAATTACAAAGTCTATTACCAATAATCGACTTTGCGTTTTCATAACTTGATAACAGCGTTGAAGAATAGCTAGCGATCGCTCATCATCCCAGTCTTGAATAATATGCTTGAGAATATAAGCATCTCCTCCCGTGGGAATAGCGTCAAAGAAACTTCCCCCAATAAATTCGCAGCGATCGCTTACGGCTAAATCCCAAGAATTTTTAGCTCGCTCAATCACATCTGGTCGGTCAAATAGCATCCCTGTCATACTAGGGTAAGCTTGGAGAATGATAGCCAGTAAGCGGCCTTTACCACCACCAATATCAACCAACTTACCAATGGAAGAAAAATCATAAGCCTCTAAAACCAAGGAATTTGTCTCTTCTGACTCTGCCATCGCTCGATCAAAAATTTCACCTTGGCTAGGATTTTGGTCATTATACTGAAACAAATCCATGCCATACAAACGCTCAAAGGCACTTTCTCCAGTCTGCAAACTGTACATTAAATCTCCCCAAGCTTTGTAATAATGCTCCTCACCCCGCAAAATTGCCATTGCCCGAACCGAGTCAGGGGCGTTGCTTTGCAAACAATCTGCTAGTGGAGTTAGCACAAAATAACGCGGCTTAATCTCTGCAAAAATGCCAACGCTCGCCAAGGCTCGCAATATGCGATAAAGTGCATCGCTGTGGCTATTGGTGACAGTCGCCAAAGCGTCGCAGTGCTGAGGGCCGTCCTTAAGTATATCTGCAATACCAAGTTTAGCCACTACGTAAACACATCGAGACATCCAGTAGGCGTGTATCCATTCCATTGCAGACATTTGAAATGGTGTATTGCTAGGTGCATATATAGATTCTGATACAGTCATGACTAACCTCGTTATTAATTTTTTAATTCCAAGTCTTGGAGTTGAATTGCATCACAAACCCTGTCTGGAAGAATCTTCGCCAACATCAAGAGCAAATTTAAAATCACTTTTTCCTTAGATACGAAATAGCGAGTTTTAGGTTTATTAGCTTCTAAAGCTTTCTGAATCACATTTGCAACTTCTTCCGGTGCTATTCCCATCCGATTTGACTTGATTAACTGCTCTAAAGAAAACTTGTAAATATCACCGTACATAGCTCTAGCTATAGGTGACATATTGGCTAGTTTTTTTTGCAAACTTGCTTCTACTTTGTCTGGCGCTGCGGAAGCGATTGAGCCAGGCTCAACCAAAATCACTTCAATTCCCCAAGGATGTAATTCCATTCTTAAAGAATCAGTCAGTGCTTCTAAGGCAAACTTGGAAGCGCACAATGCTGAGAAAAACGGTGAAGAAATTTTGCCAGAAACAGAGCCAATATTAATAATCCGTCCTTTGGCTTGGCGGATCATTGGTAAAAAAGCTTGGGTAACAGCTACCTGTCCAATTACATTGACTTCAAATTGCCATCTTAGCTCATCTATTGCCAGATATTCCAATGGCCCATCTACTAATATTCCGGCATTATTTACTAATCCAAGTAATCCTTTTTCTCCAATGGTTGATAAGACAATTTCTGTGGCAGATTTAATCTGTTCTATTTTGGTTACATCGAGAATAATTGGTGTTAAATTAACTGATGAATTTAGCTTAATTAATTCAGCATCTCTTTCTTTACGAACTCCTGCAAATACTTGATAACCTTGCTTATCTAACAAGAGTGCAGTTGCTCGGCCCACTCCTGTAGATGCTCCTGTAATTACTACAGCACCTTCTTTTTTTTGATTCATTTATTTTTCTAATGTTGAATTTTACTTATACTAATCGGATTTCATTACCAAGTTTTTTAAACTCTAGCCAAGTGATTAATAAAGAAATTAAAACTACCAAAATATCTGAAAATAACATTCCATAATACACACCCCTAACACCTAAATATGCTGATAATATCAATACAAATGGAATAAGAAAAAAGAGAGTTTTCGCTAAAATCAATAGACCTGCTGCCTTACCATTACCAATGGATTGAAATAAAGTGACGCTACAAAAACCTAAAGGCAAAATTAGTAGTAGTGAGTTAATAATTTGAAAGTTCACTAAATCATCATTACTAAAGTTTACTGATGGTAATAATATACCTAAAAATGTTGCTGGCAATAAGTGTAAAGGCAACCAAATTAATCCTAAAAATAATGTTCCACCAATTCCAAAAGTGAAAAATGCTTGCTTGAGTCTGGAATAGTTTTTTGCTCCATAATTCATGCCAATTATTGGCTGTAAAGCTTGCACAAAACCTTCTATAGGAATAAATGCCAAAGCATATATTCTCAGCGTTGCACCAGCAACGGCAATATCGTGATCAGTTCCATATTGAGCAATAGATTTAAAAATTACAGATTGTTCTACTAAGCTAATTATTTCCATTAATAGGGCGGTTAATCCTACCGATAGAATTGCTGGCACTAAGTCTATTGCTAGAGTCAATTTTTGAATGGAAACAGGAATTGAACTTTTAGTTGAGAGAAAATAAATAGCATTCAAAATACTATAAACTAACATAGCAATTACTGTTGCAAGTGCTACTCCTCGAATGCCCCAGTTAAAAACACTAATAAATATCGGATTTAAAATAGCGTTAACAATCACAAAGATTCCGGCAAAAATCATAGACAACCGGATTTTACCTTCTGCTTTAATCAACTGACTAGAAGCTACAGCTAAGATATAAAACACTGATCCAAGACTATAAATTTGAAAATATTCTGCACCAGAGGCTGCTACTTCACCCTCTCCTCCCATGAATGCAATTAATGATTCACTACCAAAGTAGCCTAAGATGGTGATAAAAAAGGCAATAAT
This region of Nostoc sp. UHCC 0302 genomic DNA includes:
- a CDS encoding methyltransferase produces the protein MTVSESIYAPSNTPFQMSAMEWIHAYWMSRCVYVVAKLGIADILKDGPQHCDALATVTNSHSDALYRILRALASVGIFAEIKPRYFVLTPLADCLQSNAPDSVRAMAILRGEEHYYKAWGDLMYSLQTGESAFERLYGMDLFQYNDQNPSQGEIFDRAMAESEETNSLVLEAYDFSSIGKLVDIGGGKGRLLAIILQAYPSMTGMLFDRPDVIERAKNSWDLAVSDRCEFIGGSFFDAIPTGGDAYILKHIIQDWDDERSLAILQRCYQVMKTQSRLLVIDFVIPPGNEFYGSKFIDVNMLTMCPGGRIRTEEEFQELFKTAGFKITKIIPTESEVSIIEAVKTL
- a CDS encoding MATE family efflux transporter, with amino-acid sequence MTTEPQSKIAHEILNSNLIQLMVKFTIPGILGMLLIGFNTFLDVLFAGQLIGETALAAISLALPLTSIVVGCAHLVGVGSASVLSRAMGAEDVKTKSRIFGTLVIMSVIIAFFITILGYFGSESLIAFMGGEGEVAASGAEYFQIYSLGSVFYILAVASSQLIKAEGKIRLSMIFAGIFVIVNAILNPIFISVFNWGIRGVALATVIAMLVYSILNAIYFLSTKSSIPVSIQKLTLAIDLVPAILSVGLTALLMEIISLVEQSVIFKSIAQYGTDHDIAVAGATLRIYALAFIPIEGFVQALQPIIGMNYGAKNYSRLKQAFFTFGIGGTLFLGLIWLPLHLLPATFLGILLPSVNFSNDDLVNFQIINSLLLILPLGFCSVTLFQSIGNGKAAGLLILAKTLFFLIPFVLILSAYLGVRGVYYGMLFSDILVVLISLLITWLEFKKLGNEIRLV
- a CDS encoding SDR family oxidoreductase, which codes for MNQKKEGAVVITGASTGVGRATALLLDKQGYQVFAGVRKERDAELIKLNSSVNLTPIILDVTKIEQIKSATEIVLSTIGEKGLLGLVNNAGILVDGPLEYLAIDELRWQFEVNVIGQVAVTQAFLPMIRQAKGRIINIGSVSGKISSPFFSALCASKFALEALTDSLRMELHPWGIEVILVEPGSIASAAPDKVEASLQKKLANMSPIARAMYGDIYKFSLEQLIKSNRMGIAPEEVANVIQKALEANKPKTRYFVSKEKVILNLLLMLAKILPDRVCDAIQLQDLELKN